One genomic segment of Pedobacter endophyticus includes these proteins:
- a CDS encoding LacI family DNA-binding transcriptional regulator: protein MKSLSIKDIAVKANVSITTVSFIINGKAKEKSISEAVIEKVKKIIEESGYKPNQIARSLRTGNSNIIGLIIEDISNSFFSRIARLIEDKAYKKGYKIIYSSTENSVDKAKELINMFKSRKVDAYIISPIKGIEEDIQMLIDDGNPVILFDRNLPGIDTSYVGADHFNASYQSVESFIKQGKKNIALVTTDIDVQQITERYEGYKKALEDNGIPYNDDLVVKIHFNQEEAETMDEVEKLFKTKDIDAVLFATNYLAISGLKVLKQINKKISDEFSVIAYDDHEAFELHTPSVSVVQQPLEEIAENVIKLILKQLSSKTKLENQKIIIPARLIIRE, encoded by the coding sequence ATGAAATCGCTTTCTATCAAAGACATTGCTGTTAAAGCCAATGTTTCCATTACCACAGTTTCATTCATCATCAACGGCAAGGCTAAGGAGAAATCAATTAGCGAGGCCGTAATCGAAAAAGTTAAAAAAATTATTGAAGAAAGCGGCTACAAGCCGAACCAGATTGCCAGAAGTTTGAGAACTGGCAACTCTAATATTATCGGTTTAATTATCGAAGATATCTCCAATTCATTTTTCTCCCGCATCGCCAGGCTGATTGAAGATAAGGCCTATAAAAAAGGCTACAAAATCATTTATTCGAGTACAGAAAACAGCGTTGATAAGGCCAAGGAGCTGATTAATATGTTTAAATCGCGAAAGGTCGACGCATATATCATTTCTCCAATTAAAGGCATCGAAGAAGACATTCAAATGCTGATCGATGATGGCAATCCGGTAATTTTATTTGATAGAAACCTTCCCGGAATAGACACAAGCTATGTTGGCGCCGACCATTTCAATGCCTCTTATCAATCGGTAGAAAGTTTTATAAAGCAGGGCAAAAAGAACATCGCATTGGTTACCACCGATATTGATGTGCAGCAAATTACCGAACGTTACGAGGGTTACAAAAAAGCCCTTGAAGATAATGGAATTCCTTATAACGACGATTTGGTAGTTAAGATCCATTTTAACCAGGAGGAGGCGGAAACCATGGATGAGGTTGAAAAACTGTTTAAAACTAAAGACATCGACGCTGTTTTGTTTGCAACCAACTACTTAGCCATTAGCGGACTAAAGGTTCTAAAGCAAATTAATAAAAAAATCAGCGATGAGTTCTCTGTTATTGCATACGATGATCACGAAGCTTTTGAATTGCACACCCCAAGCGTTTCCGTTGTTCAGCAGCCTCTAGAAGAAATTGCAGAAAATGTAATTAAGCTCATTTTGAAACAGCTTTCATCGAAAACCAAGTTAGAAAACCAGAAGATTATCATTCCCGCACGGTTGATTATCAGGGAATAA
- a CDS encoding basic secretory protein-like protein: MLNKIFSTVLIIAISSAGYAQKKRDRDFELTISGDNDLSGKTAAKLNEAFRNTYPFFAMADGYRTKRKVSLTFTTSATTTINAKEGEIVVNQDWVKSKSESKIEKELKNALAKNWSSYTVDKRKGYKLTFVSKDPNLDSKVRQNLIDTYFEVYPTLVKTFNNQSTKDVLFVVDTAYKAVAEASGNRILFSAGYMKAHPTDIDVVTHETMHIVQGYGYGSGPVWLTEGIADYVRYKYGVDNIGSKWSLPDYNPKQNYTNSYRITARFFAWLEKNVKPGLIATLDGQLRTHTYTEKSWADLTGKNLDQLWAAYTKNPQIELTYSSK, encoded by the coding sequence ATGCTTAATAAAATTTTCAGTACCGTTTTAATCATTGCCATTTCATCGGCTGGTTATGCGCAAAAGAAACGCGATCGCGATTTTGAACTTACTATTTCAGGCGATAACGACTTAAGCGGCAAAACAGCAGCCAAACTGAACGAAGCGTTTAGAAACACCTATCCATTTTTTGCGATGGCCGATGGTTACAGAACTAAAAGAAAGGTGAGTTTAACCTTTACCACCAGCGCAACGACAACCATTAACGCAAAAGAAGGCGAAATTGTGGTCAATCAGGATTGGGTGAAATCAAAGTCTGAAAGTAAGATAGAAAAGGAACTGAAAAACGCCCTTGCAAAAAACTGGTCATCGTACACCGTAGATAAGCGCAAGGGTTATAAGCTGACATTTGTAAGCAAAGATCCGAACCTCGACTCAAAGGTGAGGCAAAACCTGATTGATACTTATTTCGAAGTTTATCCTACACTGGTAAAAACCTTTAACAACCAATCGACCAAAGATGTACTCTTTGTTGTAGATACGGCTTACAAGGCAGTTGCTGAGGCAAGCGGAAACCGAATTTTGTTTAGTGCCGGTTATATGAAGGCGCACCCCACAGATATTGATGTGGTAACACACGAAACGATGCATATTGTTCAGGGATACGGTTACGGCTCGGGCCCCGTTTGGCTAACCGAAGGCATTGCCGATTATGTTCGCTACAAGTACGGCGTTGATAATATCGGTTCTAAATGGAGCTTGCCCGATTATAATCCTAAGCAAAATTACACCAACAGTTATCGCATTACCGCCCGCTTTTTTGCGTGGTTGGAAAAAAATGTTAAACCCGGCCTTATTGCCACATTAGATGGCCAGTTGAGAACCCATACCTATACCGAAAAATCGTGGGCCGACCTCACAGGCAAAAACCTCGATCAGCTTTGGGCAGCTTATACAAAAAATCCACAAATCGAATTAACCTATAGCAGCAAATAA
- a CDS encoding glutaminase family protein: MRKFSLFALCLFVIAITRAQDKAPAYPLITHDAYFSVWSFGDGLNESVTKHWTGKEQSLLGVIRVDDKFYRFLGNETKKYRQLLPATDESAYQASYTFDTPEKGWEDLDYNDNSWKKANAPFGDDQRAKTKWNSDDLYYRREFTLSDISGAKKVLKLNHDDHVMVYLNGKLIYKKNNYVSDFIYLPIADGTLKKGKNVLSIHVKNTAGGRHLDAGIVEEEDTKFPILKAKQTNVTVKATTTAYTFKCGDVDLTVDFTSPLLVNDIKLTARPISYISYSVKANDAKAHNVDIYLGASSNLAVNSSSQPVSAWVKKAGNLSVLKVGTVEQPILKKRGDDLRIDWGYLYVAVPQKFGAKQFLGQQNANLSAFVNSVYPAQKEVLETRTIDLGTVLPFGLVKATAVEKFMMLGYDDIKSVEYFKTQLSPVWRKTGSQKFDDQLIKASSEFAALKGKCADFDAKLYADAVKAGGEEYAKLCELAYRQSIAAHKIVYAPYGDILFLSKENFSNGSINTVDVTYPSAPQYLVYNPELLKGMLNGIFYYSESGKWKKPFAAHDLGTYPLANGQTYGEDMPVEEAGNMIILTAAITKAEGNTKYAAKHWEVMSVWADYLLKEGFDPANQLCTDDFAGHLARNANLSVKAIVALGGYAQMAQAMGKTEVATKYRNAALKMAQDWMKMADDGDHYALTFNDKNTWSQKYNLVWDKLLKLNLFPAEVYKKEIDFYLTKQKDFGLPLDSRKTYTKSDWIMWTATLADNQADFEKFIHPIYRFATETDSKVPLSDWHETTNGKMVGFQARSVVGGYFIKMLADKWGIK, encoded by the coding sequence ATGAGAAAATTTTCCTTATTTGCACTCTGTCTTTTTGTAATCGCCATTACAAGGGCACAAGACAAAGCGCCCGCTTATCCACTTATTACCCACGATGCCTACTTTAGCGTTTGGTCATTCGGCGATGGGTTGAACGAATCGGTAACCAAGCACTGGACCGGTAAAGAGCAATCATTGTTGGGCGTAATTAGGGTCGACGATAAGTTTTACCGTTTCCTCGGTAATGAAACGAAAAAATACAGACAGTTGCTTCCGGCCACAGATGAATCCGCTTATCAGGCAAGTTATACTTTCGATACGCCCGAAAAAGGATGGGAAGACCTAGATTACAATGATAACAGCTGGAAAAAAGCAAATGCACCTTTTGGCGACGATCAGCGGGCAAAAACCAAATGGAACTCCGACGATCTTTACTACCGCAGAGAATTTACGTTGAGCGATATCTCGGGTGCAAAAAAGGTACTCAAGCTTAATCACGACGACCATGTAATGGTTTACCTGAACGGTAAGCTCATTTACAAAAAAAATAATTACGTTTCAGATTTCATTTACTTGCCCATAGCCGATGGCACCTTAAAAAAAGGCAAAAATGTGTTGTCCATTCATGTTAAAAACACAGCAGGCGGGCGACACCTCGATGCGGGAATTGTAGAAGAAGAAGATACCAAATTTCCAATTCTTAAGGCCAAGCAAACCAACGTAACCGTAAAAGCCACAACAACGGCCTATACTTTCAAGTGCGGCGATGTAGATTTAACAGTCGATTTTACCTCACCACTTTTGGTAAACGATATCAAGTTAACAGCAAGGCCGATTAGCTACATCAGTTATTCGGTAAAGGCGAACGATGCCAAGGCACACAATGTTGATATCTATTTGGGCGCATCATCAAATCTTGCAGTTAACTCGTCAAGTCAACCCGTTTCGGCCTGGGTAAAAAAAGCAGGCAACTTGTCTGTTCTTAAGGTTGGAACCGTAGAACAGCCGATCCTTAAAAAACGAGGCGATGATTTGCGCATCGATTGGGGTTACCTTTATGTTGCCGTGCCTCAAAAATTCGGGGCCAAGCAGTTTCTTGGTCAGCAAAATGCCAACCTTAGCGCATTTGTCAATTCAGTTTATCCCGCCCAAAAAGAAGTATTAGAAACCAGAACAATCGATTTGGGCACCGTGCTTCCTTTCGGTTTGGTTAAAGCAACAGCCGTAGAAAAGTTTATGATGCTGGGTTACGATGATATTAAATCAGTAGAATATTTTAAAACTCAACTATCGCCCGTTTGGAGAAAAACAGGCTCGCAAAAATTCGATGACCAGTTGATCAAGGCATCTTCGGAGTTCGCTGCTTTGAAAGGCAAATGTGCCGATTTCGATGCCAAATTATATGCCGATGCGGTTAAAGCAGGCGGAGAGGAGTACGCCAAGCTATGCGAGTTGGCCTACCGTCAAAGCATTGCTGCCCATAAAATTGTATATGCACCATATGGCGACATTTTATTCCTGTCAAAAGAAAACTTCAGTAACGGCTCTATCAACACCGTCGACGTAACCTACCCATCGGCGCCACAGTACCTGGTTTACAACCCCGAATTGCTAAAAGGGATGTTAAACGGTATTTTCTACTATTCAGAAAGTGGAAAATGGAAGAAACCCTTTGCTGCACACGATTTGGGGACTTATCCACTGGCGAATGGGCAAACCTATGGCGAGGATATGCCAGTTGAAGAAGCGGGGAACATGATAATTTTGACGGCTGCCATCACAAAGGCCGAAGGAAATACAAAATATGCCGCCAAACATTGGGAGGTAATGTCGGTTTGGGCCGATTATCTATTAAAAGAAGGTTTCGATCCTGCAAACCAGTTATGTACCGACGATTTTGCAGGGCATTTGGCCAGAAACGCAAACTTATCCGTTAAGGCAATAGTTGCATTGGGCGGATATGCACAAATGGCCCAAGCCATGGGTAAAACCGAGGTGGCCACGAAATACAGAAATGCAGCCTTAAAAATGGCGCAGGATTGGATGAAAATGGCCGACGATGGCGATCACTATGCCCTGACATTTAACGATAAAAATACCTGGAGCCAAAAATACAACCTTGTTTGGGACAAATTGTTAAAGCTGAATCTTTTCCCGGCAGAGGTATATAAAAAGGAAATCGATTTCTATTTAACCAAACAAAAAGACTTTGGGCTGCCGTTAGATAGCCGCAAAACCTACACCAAATCAGATTGGATTATGTGGACAGCAACCCTGGCCGATAATCAGGCCGATTTTGAAAAGTTCATCCATCCGATTTATCGCTTTGCAACCGAAACCGACAGTAAGGTTCCGTTGAGCGATTGGCACGAAACTACCAATGGTAAAATGGTCGGTTTTCAGGCCAGAAGCGTTGTTGGCGGTTATTTTATTAAAATGCTTGCTGATAAATGGGGAATTAAATAA
- a CDS encoding RagB/SusD family nutrient uptake outer membrane protein yields MKKNIKYIALFLLVGIGFSCTKLDEKAYDQIPADQFYSNKNEVISAVLRPYTHANAWATPSGQDGWWRMAELSGDQLAWPTKGPHGEDGGKWKRLHYHTWTVDEGGFNNAWNLMYWGMGLCNSPILNLESRSIAEMGITQEEKESYIAELKLLRAFHYLKLMDLWGNIPITTEIPQGTVSPDDYPPTTQRAEVFNFIEKEIKENIDKAPKLSRGMLGRMTQAGGYAMLVDLYLNAEAWTGTARWDDCIAAADKLITNQAGGQNGAMALDPNILDQFSNTNDLSKEVIFSIAYNYKTANFEPGFAADFFHFSQREIYGGGRNGNDGVVVVPGNYTTYDTDDLRRKEWLLIGTQYKFANPKDPVQGTVEYAGQPLVFVDNIRRNKSNSTVSNMSEGEENSGVRFNKYRLGNSVAGFVVNGTDTTAVAPDPNYNNTDWNIYRLTWVYFAKAEALIRKNGGVATADAVALINTCKKRAYTDATWPAHAYTVANLTLDELLAERGREFIFEGFRRDDLIRFGKFATASWWDHTPSSATKTLYPIPQRQRDLNAKLTQNPGY; encoded by the coding sequence ATGAAAAAAAATATCAAATATATCGCATTATTTCTGCTCGTTGGAATAGGCTTTTCGTGTACCAAGCTTGATGAAAAGGCTTACGATCAAATTCCTGCAGATCAATTTTATTCTAATAAGAACGAGGTAATTTCGGCTGTTTTACGGCCTTATACACACGCCAACGCATGGGCAACCCCATCGGGCCAGGATGGCTGGTGGCGTATGGCCGAGCTTTCGGGCGATCAACTGGCGTGGCCAACAAAAGGACCTCACGGCGAAGATGGAGGTAAATGGAAGCGTTTGCATTACCACACCTGGACGGTAGATGAAGGTGGCTTTAACAATGCGTGGAACCTGATGTATTGGGGAATGGGCTTGTGCAACAGTCCGATACTGAATCTCGAATCCAGAAGCATCGCCGAAATGGGAATTACCCAGGAAGAAAAAGAATCTTACATCGCCGAATTGAAATTGTTAAGGGCTTTTCATTACCTTAAATTGATGGATTTGTGGGGCAATATTCCCATCACAACCGAAATTCCACAAGGAACGGTGTCTCCTGATGACTATCCACCAACCACCCAAAGGGCAGAGGTATTCAATTTTATCGAAAAGGAGATTAAAGAGAATATTGATAAAGCGCCAAAATTATCAAGAGGCATGCTTGGTCGTATGACGCAAGCCGGTGGATATGCCATGTTGGTTGATTTGTACTTGAATGCTGAAGCTTGGACAGGCACCGCACGTTGGGATGATTGTATTGCCGCGGCCGATAAACTGATTACCAATCAGGCAGGCGGGCAAAATGGTGCAATGGCACTTGATCCGAACATTCTCGATCAATTTTCAAATACCAACGATTTATCAAAAGAAGTAATCTTCTCTATTGCTTATAACTACAAAACGGCCAACTTTGAGCCGGGCTTTGCGGCCGATTTTTTCCACTTTTCGCAGCGTGAGATTTACGGCGGCGGTAGAAATGGTAATGATGGGGTTGTAGTTGTGCCAGGCAATTATACCACTTATGATACTGATGATTTAAGGCGAAAAGAATGGTTGCTAATTGGTACGCAATACAAATTTGCAAACCCGAAAGATCCTGTTCAGGGTACTGTCGAATACGCAGGACAGCCTTTGGTTTTTGTTGATAACATTCGCAGGAACAAATCAAACTCTACCGTTTCTAACATGAGCGAGGGCGAGGAAAACAGCGGTGTTAGGTTTAACAAATATCGTTTAGGCAACTCTGTTGCTGGCTTTGTAGTAAATGGTACTGACACTACGGCGGTTGCACCAGATCCAAATTACAACAACACCGACTGGAACATTTACCGTTTAACATGGGTTTATTTTGCTAAGGCAGAAGCTTTAATCCGCAAAAATGGTGGTGTTGCAACAGCCGATGCTGTAGCGCTGATTAATACTTGCAAAAAGCGGGCTTATACCGACGCCACATGGCCAGCTCATGCCTACACAGTGGCCAACTTAACCTTAGATGAACTTTTGGCTGAACGGGGGCGTGAGTTTATTTTTGAGGGTTTCAGACGAGATGACCTGATCCGGTTCGGGAAATTTGCAACTGCAAGCTGGTGGGATCATACACCATCAAGCGCAACTAAAACGCTTTATCCTATACCACAACGACAACGTGATTTAAATGCTAAACTAACCCAAAATCCGGGTTATTAA
- a CDS encoding GH92 family glycosyl hydrolase produces MKIKLIASLLFCVSANGLMAQQKDWVNYVNTLQGTNSKHELTRGNTYPTTALPFGMHTWTPQTGRNGDGWKYQYFKDKIRGFQQAHQCSSWTRDYAVFSLMPMVDELVVDENKRETKFSHNDEIAKPNYYRVKFENNITTEISPSERGAHLRFSYPKGKKSFLVLDGYTRLSGVQIHPKENKITGWVNNGEGFRRGWKSYFVVQFDQPIKSFGTWENKKNTVNADSTTAEGLGKGAYIQFADGAKVQAKTASSYISAPQAELNLKRELGADKTLEQTKANAAAVWNKSLGKVEVEGGSKADTETFYSCFFRASLFSRKFYELNEAGKPYYFSPYDGKVHDGYMFTDTGFWDTFRAQFPLNTLVQPEMHGRYMQAMLAAYEQCGWLPSWSFPSEAGSMIGNHAISLFADAWAKGIRTFDPQKALDAYYHEAMNKGPWGPANGRDGVKEYNEMGYVPYPKYREATAKTLEYAYDDYCAYQLAKMVGNKHYMQVFEKPMYNYKHVYDAGTRFMRGKDAKGNWSPNFDPTEWGGPFTEGNAWHWQWSVFQDTEGLINLMGGDKNFTAKLDSVFSEPNKVNVGTYGGMIHEMTEMVMANMGQYAHGNQPIQHMVYLYNYANQPWKSQFHARQVMKKLYDATENGYPGDEDQGQTSSWYVLSALGFYSVTPGTGEYVLGSPAFKKITINLENGKKFIIDAPANDDGHVYIKSATLNGKPYTKNFINHADLLKGGILKLQMDAQPELKRGLQEGEKPFSLSNGNFTTFEKN; encoded by the coding sequence ATGAAAATCAAACTAATTGCATCCCTTTTATTTTGCGTATCGGCCAACGGGTTAATGGCGCAGCAAAAAGATTGGGTAAACTATGTAAACACCCTGCAGGGAACCAATTCAAAGCACGAGTTAACACGAGGTAACACCTACCCAACTACCGCATTGCCTTTTGGTATGCACACCTGGACACCACAAACGGGCAGAAATGGCGACGGATGGAAGTATCAGTATTTTAAAGATAAAATCAGAGGCTTTCAACAAGCGCACCAATGTAGCTCGTGGACGCGTGATTATGCCGTTTTCTCGTTAATGCCGATGGTAGATGAACTGGTGGTCGACGAAAATAAACGCGAAACCAAATTCAGCCACAACGACGAAATTGCCAAACCCAATTACTATAGGGTAAAGTTCGAGAACAACATCACAACAGAAATTTCGCCGTCAGAACGCGGCGCACATCTGCGCTTCTCCTATCCAAAAGGTAAAAAGAGTTTCCTGGTGCTTGATGGATATACCCGATTAAGTGGTGTACAGATCCATCCCAAAGAAAACAAAATTACAGGCTGGGTAAATAACGGCGAGGGATTTAGACGGGGATGGAAAAGTTATTTTGTTGTGCAGTTCGATCAGCCTATCAAGTCATTTGGTACCTGGGAAAATAAAAAGAATACCGTTAACGCCGATTCTACAACAGCCGAAGGCTTAGGCAAAGGCGCATACATCCAATTTGCCGATGGCGCAAAAGTGCAGGCCAAAACAGCCTCCTCATACATCAGCGCACCCCAGGCAGAACTGAACCTTAAAAGAGAGCTAGGCGCCGATAAAACATTGGAGCAAACAAAAGCCAATGCCGCCGCCGTTTGGAATAAATCATTAGGCAAAGTAGAAGTAGAAGGCGGTTCCAAAGCCGATACCGAAACCTTTTACTCTTGCTTTTTCCGTGCAAGCCTGTTCTCACGTAAATTTTATGAGCTAAACGAAGCTGGTAAACCGTATTATTTCAGCCCTTACGATGGTAAAGTGCACGATGGCTACATGTTTACCGATACCGGTTTTTGGGATACCTTTCGTGCTCAGTTTCCACTGAATACGTTGGTACAGCCCGAAATGCATGGTCGGTACATGCAAGCCATGTTGGCCGCTTACGAGCAATGTGGCTGGTTGCCATCGTGGTCGTTCCCCAGCGAAGCCGGAAGCATGATCGGCAACCATGCCATCTCATTATTTGCCGATGCCTGGGCCAAGGGAATCAGAACTTTCGATCCGCAGAAAGCCTTAGATGCTTATTACCACGAAGCCATGAACAAAGGACCATGGGGACCTGCAAACGGAAGAGACGGCGTAAAAGAATATAACGAAATGGGTTATGTGCCTTACCCAAAGTATCGTGAAGCGACCGCTAAAACGCTCGAATACGCTTACGATGATTACTGCGCTTATCAACTTGCAAAAATGGTCGGCAACAAACACTATATGCAGGTGTTTGAAAAGCCGATGTACAATTATAAGCATGTTTACGATGCAGGTACCCGGTTTATGCGTGGTAAAGATGCAAAAGGAAACTGGTCGCCAAATTTCGACCCGACAGAATGGGGCGGGCCTTTTACCGAAGGGAATGCATGGCATTGGCAATGGTCGGTTTTTCAAGATACCGAGGGCCTTATTAATTTAATGGGTGGCGACAAAAATTTCACAGCCAAGTTAGATTCCGTTTTTAGCGAACCTAACAAAGTTAATGTGGGTACTTACGGCGGGATGATCCACGAAATGACCGAAATGGTAATGGCCAACATGGGGCAGTACGCCCACGGTAACCAGCCCATTCAGCACATGGTATACTTATACAATTATGCAAACCAGCCCTGGAAATCGCAGTTTCATGCCCGTCAGGTAATGAAAAAATTGTACGATGCTACCGAAAACGGATATCCGGGCGATGAAGATCAGGGGCAAACCTCTTCGTGGTATGTATTAAGTGCTTTGGGCTTTTACAGTGTAACCCCGGGTACCGGCGAATATGTGCTGGGCAGTCCGGCGTTTAAGAAAATCACCATCAACCTCGAAAATGGCAAAAAATTCATTATCGATGCACCCGCTAACGATGACGGCCATGTGTACATTAAATCGGCTACATTAAACGGCAAACCATACACAAAGAACTTTATAAACCATGCCGATTTACTAAAAGGAGGTATATTAAAACTACAAATGGATGCCCAACCAGAACTAAAAAGGGGCTTACAAGAAGGAGAGAAGCCATTTTCGTTAAGTAACGGGAATTTTACTACTTTTGAAAAAAATTAA
- a CDS encoding basic secretory protein-like protein: MKKIILSGSIILGLLSFSKADAQEVIKKKGYQLTFQSNFAQLDPKLKKRLIETFFIVYPKLAKEYNPATEKNVIFSVDTAYDGVAATSDGKVTFSSNWMIKHPEDIDVVTHEVMHIVQDYGRSVGPGWLTEGIADYARYKFGIDNAGAKWALPALKPEHSYKNSYRITARFFAWIEKSKPGTIKAVNESLRDHTYHNNIWAKLTGKDLDALWSDYVNHPEI; this comes from the coding sequence ATGAAAAAAATCATCCTGTCAGGCTCCATCATCCTCGGCCTTTTAAGTTTTTCAAAAGCAGATGCGCAAGAGGTAATCAAAAAGAAAGGTTATCAACTTACCTTTCAAAGCAATTTTGCACAGTTAGATCCCAAGCTAAAGAAACGTTTAATAGAAACTTTCTTTATCGTTTACCCAAAACTGGCCAAAGAGTATAATCCGGCAACCGAGAAAAACGTTATTTTTTCTGTAGATACCGCTTACGATGGCGTTGCGGCCACCAGCGATGGCAAGGTAACCTTTAGTTCAAACTGGATGATAAAGCACCCCGAAGACATTGATGTGGTTACCCATGAGGTAATGCACATTGTACAAGATTACGGCCGTAGCGTTGGCCCCGGCTGGTTAACAGAAGGCATTGCCGATTACGCCCGATACAAATTTGGTATCGATAACGCCGGCGCAAAGTGGGCTTTACCCGCACTAAAACCCGAACATTCGTATAAAAACAGCTACCGGATTACCGCCCGGTTTTTTGCATGGATAGAAAAATCGAAACCCGGCACCATTAAAGCCGTAAACGAATCGCTGAGAGACCATACCTATCACAACAACATCTGGGCAAAGCTTACCGGCAAAGATTTAGACGCCCTTTGGTCAGATTATGTTAATCATCCTGAAATATAA
- a CDS encoding ROK family protein, with translation MEKPVALGVDIGGSHITAALVDLETRALVSDSIKRSPVNSQENKEVILSAWCDIIDKAFRNIKNGARNVGIAMPGPFNYEEGISLIKDQDKFKSLYQVNVKQELAKRLDIPADHIYFINDAAGFLQGEVFAGAAKGNANVLGLTLGTGLGSSICINYKASDADLWNSPFLDGIAEDYLSTRWFVKRYKQLTEKEVEGVKELVEIVDTDHSATRVFMEFGYNLAQFLIPIIRKNKIDTVIIGGNIAQSFHAFAPELKATLKGNDINTDIKISELKEHAALIGAASCCDVGD, from the coding sequence ATGGAAAAACCTGTTGCACTGGGTGTAGATATTGGCGGATCGCATATTACAGCCGCATTGGTAGATTTAGAAACAAGAGCTTTGGTTAGCGATTCCATTAAGCGTAGCCCTGTAAATTCGCAGGAGAACAAGGAAGTAATTTTATCAGCATGGTGCGATATTATCGATAAGGCGTTTAGGAACATCAAAAACGGCGCTCGCAACGTAGGCATCGCGATGCCGGGACCCTTTAATTACGAAGAAGGGATTTCTTTGATCAAGGATCAGGATAAATTCAAGTCACTTTACCAGGTAAATGTAAAACAAGAACTGGCCAAAAGATTGGATATTCCTGCAGATCATATTTATTTTATTAACGATGCTGCCGGTTTTTTACAAGGCGAAGTATTTGCAGGCGCAGCCAAGGGCAACGCCAACGTACTTGGCTTAACATTGGGTACCGGCCTCGGCTCATCAATTTGCATCAATTACAAGGCCAGCGATGCAGACCTTTGGAATTCGCCGTTTTTGGATGGCATTGCCGAAGATTATCTTTCTACCCGCTGGTTTGTAAAACGCTACAAACAGCTCACAGAAAAAGAGGTTGAGGGCGTAAAAGAGCTGGTAGAAATCGTTGACACCGACCACTCTGCCACCCGCGTTTTTATGGAGTTTGGTTACAATTTGGCTCAGTTCCTGATTCCCATCATCAGAAAAAACAAAATAGACACCGTAATTATCGGCGGAAATATTGCGCAATCCTTTCATGCCTTTGCTCCCGAGCTAAAAGCTACCCTAAAAGGAAACGATATTAACACCGATATAAAAATCTCGGAACTTAAAGAACATGCCGCATTAATTGGTGCAGCGAGCTGCTGCGATGTAGGTGATTAA